In the Granulosicoccus antarcticus IMCC3135 genome, AGTCAAAATCAACCTAAGGAACGGTTTGCCACCAGAGACTATAAATGCAAACAGTCAAATCAGTACGCAGCAACGTCTAGTATGGTTCTATAAAGGATCAATAGATAGGAACTTCCAAAACAAAGCGTCGTCATACTTAGCAAGAAAATAAATTCTTAATATCTAATATCCACGTTCGGTGAGTGTCGTGACCAGTGGGGTGAGTTGCGGGAATCGGGGCAGGGGTGTGCTCAGGAGGTGAGCAGCCTGGCTACTGACTGAGTACCAACGAATGCGCCTTCGAGTGGCTCATTGAAGCCGGATTGATCCCATCCCAGCCCGGCAAAGACGGATGCCAATGGCAGGTTGACGCCTGCCAGGCAGGCCATGGCCATACCGCCAGACATGCGTGGATTGATCTCCAGGATGGTTTGCTGGCCTTCGCTGTTCTCCCGGGTTTGCAGGTTGCACAGCCCGTCTAGCTGGTAGCGGGCGGCCAGAACCCTTGCCATTTCGATCGATGGGCTGGCGATCTCGATTTGCTGGGATTTTCCCAGTTTGGCGCGGCACACTGCGTGTAGCATCTGGCCGTTATGTGCGACAAAGTCGACACTTCGCTCGATTCCCGGCAAGTAGGGCATTAACAGCTGAGGTACTGGTTTTTCCGCTGCTGCCAGAGCATTGCGATAGGCGGCGAGCGAGATCCGAAAGCCTGCCTCTGGGTCATACGACAGTATCTGCGCCATGTCATCCAGACCCGGTTGGACTCGGCGAAAGCCTGAGCCGAAGATACCCTGTGCCGGTTTAACGCATAGTCCGTGGCTTGCGTTTCCATTCGTGCTCAAATCTGACCAGGCCGCGTCGAACTCGGCCAAAGTGCAGTATTCACGAAACACATGTCCGATAACACCCGCGTGATGAGTTTCCGGAGATCTGATATCTATCTGGAACTGGATCTTGTTATCCAGGAGTGCCCGCACTTCTGGGGCTGCGGTAATTTGCAGGCGTACCCCTTGTGCCGCGAACTCGGTTCGGAAGGCCCAGACTGCGTCCGTTTTTCGTTGCACAACAATCAGTGCAACCTGGTGTTGAATCGCCGTCTCCAGCACCCATTGTGCGTAGTCAGAGTCATCCAGATCGGCTGGTTCTTGCACGAATTCGTCTGCAATCTGCCGCACCGGGTTGTCAGTATCCACATGGCTTGCCATGAAAGACAAGCCTTGTGCGGCCGGGTCGGCGCGCATGATCGAAATCGCATCGCTGGTATTGGACAGGCCTTTTGTGAACCAGATTCTGGCGGGCATAGTACAAAGAGCCATCAGCAGCGAGGTGTGTCAGAGAGTGGGGGTGGGGCTCGGAATATGAGCCATCAGTGCACTTGCAACGCGAGTGTGCAGCACCGATCAAGTGTAGAGAGATTGTCGCAAGCCTGTTGGGTTTAGTCGCTCAGTCCCGCTGGATTTGCCTTGTTAACTGTAGTGTCTGAATAGCACACGCCTAGCGTCGTTTGTAACGCTCTTTCTTCGCTGATGCTGATACAAGGCGGCAGTTATTTACACTGTCATGCCTTATAATAGCCTCAGTAAAAATATTTTATGTATATGATAATTAAGAACTATTACGGTGTTTGAATAGTCATGAGTGGACAAAAAATAGGTAGTCGTGTCGTGTTTCTAGACACCGAGACCACAGGACTCGATCACAAAAGCGGGCATCGCATCATCGAAGTTGGTTGCGTTGAGATGCAGGATCGAAGGCTGACAGGCAATAATCTGCATATCTATCTACAACCTGATCGTGAGATTGATCCGGGTGCCATGGCTGTGCACGGTATCAGCAACGAATTCCTGATAGACAAGCCGCGTTTTGCCGAGATCGCTGACGAGTTGCGTGACTATCTTACTGGCGCAGAGCTGATCATCCACAATGCACCGTTTGACGTCGGATTTCTCGAGCACGAGTTTCGTCTGTGCAATGCACCTGTGAATCTGTCAGAGGTGTGCCGTGTCACCGACTCTTTGGCTATGGCACGCAAGCAATACCCCGGTCAGCGAAACTCGCTGGACGCCTTGTGCAAGCGCCTGGGCGTGAACAATGGGCACCGCACGCTGCACGGAGCTTTGCTGGATTCGGAAATTCTGGCCGATGTCTATCTGGTCTTGACCGGTGGGCAGACCAAGCTGTCACTGGATCAGGAAAGTTCATCCGGATCAGTGGTTGTCGATCTGGCCACTTCTGTGGATGTGAGCCAGTTGCGCAAGGTCATGGCCAACAGCGATGAGTTGCTGGGACACGACAAGTGGCTGGAACAGCTGAGAAAAGCCGAGGACGGCTGTGCCTGGGACAAGCTGGTGGCGAAACACTGAGTGTTGTCGCCACCGACAGGACAGGATTCAGTGCGTGCGCACAACCCGGGCCTTGTCTCGCTGCCAGTCTCTGTCTTTGATAGAGGCCCGCTTGTCGAACTCCTTCTTGCCTTTACCAATGCCGATTTCGATCTTGACCTTGCCGTTTTTCCAGTACATGGACATGGCGACAATGGTGTATCCCTTGCGCTCTACAGCGCCGGTGAGACGTGACAGCTCGCGGCGATGTAGCAAGAGTTTGCGACGACGCTGGTTTTCTGCGACATAATGGGTGGAAGCAGAGTTGAGGGGGTTGATATTGCAACCGTACATCCAGGCTTCACCACGAAACAGTTGCACATACGCATCCACCAACTGCACGCGACCCTCGCGCAGACTCTTGACTTCCCACCCTTGCAGGGCCAGGCCAGCTTCGAATTTTTCATCGATTTTGTAATCGTAGGTTGCGCGCTTGTTGCGAGCAATGAGCGCGCCGCCTGAGATCTTATTGCTTTTATTCTTTTTTGCCATAACCCATTATACGTCCCGTTCGCTCTTCAGAGCGGCTGAACCACAACGACAAATTCATGCCAACCATTGCTCGCTCAGCACTAGTTTCTCATTCCGCCGCAGAAATGTACGGTCTCGTACGTGATATTGGGTCTTATCCCACTTTTCTGCCCTGGTGTCAGGCTGCTACGGTCGCCGAGCAGAGCGAAGAGCACCAAGTCGCCTCGATCACCATCGATCGACGTATGCAGGGAGCACGTTTTACCACGCGAAACCGTCTTGTGGTCAACGAGGCTATTCATATGTCGTTGGTTGACGGTCCGTTTCGACAGTTAAACGGTGTCTGGAAGTTCAAGGCAATTGATGAGGACGCCTGCCGTGTTGAGCTGGAGATCGAATTCGAATTCAAGAGCCGTATCTTTGCGGCGCTGATGGGAACCGCTTTTTCAAAAATTTGCGACACCATGGTGGCTGCATTCGTCAAACGTGCCGATGATATTCAATCATGATCATCCTGAAAGCATTTTTTCCGGGCCTGGCGTGATCACGCCGTGAGGCAAGCCGTGCCCCCGGAGTACCTGGACGTGCAGGTGGTGTTAGCCATGCCTCAGGTTCAATACCTCAAGACTTTGAGTGTTCCTGTCGGCACAACAGCCAGAGAGCTGGTGTTGATGGCTCTGGATGCCGGCCTGGTGCCGACAACCGCGTCAATAGACATCGAGCCTGCCAATGCGCCGCTAGGCGTTTTCAGTGAGTCGGTAGCAGATGACTACCCGTGCGCGCAGGGCGATCGGGTAGAGATCTATCGTCCGCTTCAGCAGGACCCCAAGGAATTGCGCCGACAGCGCGCCCGTCAGTCAAGTTCCTGATACGGCGTATCGTCCGTTGATTCCTTGTCTATCAGTTCCCACCAGTAACGCTTTTCGGGGAGCTCACCGGTCTCGGTATCCTGATTGCTGTCAATCTGAGCGACAAGGTTGTCTTCGAATATGATGGACACCCGACGAGCCTTGACGGCGGAACCAGCCGGGCCACGGGTAAAGACATAATCCCATCGATTGCCCTTGAACGGCGTATTGACTACCGGTGTGCCGATGAGTTCGCGAACCTCTTCGCGCTCCATACCGACGATGACACGGGCCAGTTGCTGTTCATTCAGCAGGTTGCCTTGCTGAATACTGATTTTGTGGGCACTGGGCAGCCAGAAGGGGTCTCCGGCGCATGCTGATAGCAGAAATAGCATCATCGCCAGGCAGGTAGCACTACGCATAGTAGAAGTCCATGAGAACGGGGGAGAGATTGTCGTATACTTTAGTACGGATTTCCAACGGCGGACTTTACTGTAGTGGCAACACAATGACACATAATCAGACCATTTCACGAGACTTACGCAAGGCCGGTCTGAAGGTCACTTTGCCCAGGTTGAATATACTCGAGATTCTTGAAGGGGCAGAACAGCATCATATGAGTGCTGAAGATGTCTACAAGGCATTACTAAAGCAAGGAAGTGATGTAGGTCTGGCAACAGTTTACAGGGTGCTGACACAGTTCGAGGCAGCTGGTTTGGTTACCCGGCACCATTTCGACGGTGGACAGGCCATCTTTGAACTCGACACAGGCGATAATCATGATCATATCGTCTGCATGAAATCTGGAAAAGTATCTGAATTCAAGGACGAGTTGATCGAAAAGCGACTACGTGAGATCGCCGAAGAGCTGGGTTACTCACTGACTGACCACAAGATCATTCTGTATGGCGTCTATCATGAAAATGATGATGCGGAGTCCAGCATTTCCTGAGCATGCTGACGACTTTTGGTGGTGACTTTTGCGCCACCGAGCATGCGGGCGATCTCATCCCTGATTTTGGTGGCCTCCAGAGGCTGAACTGACGTTTTCGTCTTGCCGCGGGCCACTTCTTTTTTGATCAGCATGTGGTGGTGTGCCTGGGAGGCCACTTGTGGCAAGTGCGTGACACAAAGAACCTGTGATTTCTGGCCTACCTGTCTCAGTAATTGCCCCACGGTTGTTGCCACGGCACCGCCCACTCCCGAGTCTACTTCGTCGAATACCAGAGTCGGCATGGCGTGGGAGTCGAGCGCTGCAAGCGTCATACACAGGCTTATACGGGACAGTTCGCCACCGGATGCAACTCGTGACAGCAGGGCAGGGCTGACGCCCGGGTTGGGGCTGACCAGGAAATTGACATTGTCATTGCCCAGTCGGTGTGGCGCGTCGGTATCTGTCTTCAGGCTGATTTCGAAGACTCCACCTGTCATATTCAAGCCCTGCATGGACTCGGTAATGGTTTTAGCTAGTATCTTGGCGTGCTTGCGGCGATGGCGGGACAGTTTCGCCGC is a window encoding:
- the fur gene encoding ferric iron uptake transcriptional regulator, with the protein product MTHNQTISRDLRKAGLKVTLPRLNILEILEGAEQHHMSAEDVYKALLKQGSDVGLATVYRVLTQFEAAGLVTRHHFDGGQAIFELDTGDNHDHIVCMKSGKVSEFKDELIEKRLREIAEELGYSLTDHKIILYGVYHENDDAESSIS
- the smpB gene encoding SsrA-binding protein SmpB; this encodes MAKKNKSNKISGGALIARNKRATYDYKIDEKFEAGLALQGWEVKSLREGRVQLVDAYVQLFRGEAWMYGCNINPLNSASTHYVAENQRRRKLLLHRRELSRLTGAVERKGYTIVAMSMYWKNGKVKIEIGIGKGKKEFDKRASIKDRDWQRDKARVVRTH
- a CDS encoding outer membrane protein assembly factor BamE, producing the protein MRSATCLAMMLFLLSACAGDPFWLPSAHKISIQQGNLLNEQQLARVIVGMEREEVRELIGTPVVNTPFKGNRWDYVFTRGPAGSAVKARRVSIIFEDNLVAQIDSNQDTETGELPEKRYWWELIDKESTDDTPYQELD
- the dnaQ gene encoding DNA polymerase III subunit epsilon; the protein is MSGQKIGSRVVFLDTETTGLDHKSGHRIIEVGCVEMQDRRLTGNNLHIYLQPDREIDPGAMAVHGISNEFLIDKPRFAEIADELRDYLTGAELIIHNAPFDVGFLEHEFRLCNAPVNLSEVCRVTDSLAMARKQYPGQRNSLDALCKRLGVNNGHRTLHGALLDSEILADVYLVLTGGQTKLSLDQESSSGSVVVDLATSVDVSQLRKVMANSDELLGHDKWLEQLRKAEDGCAWDKLVAKH
- a CDS encoding RnfH family protein, which codes for MPPEYLDVQVVLAMPQVQYLKTLSVPVGTTARELVLMALDAGLVPTTASIDIEPANAPLGVFSESVADDYPCAQGDRVEIYRPLQQDPKELRRQRARQSSS
- a CDS encoding ATP-grasp domain-containing protein — protein: MPARIWFTKGLSNTSDAISIMRADPAAQGLSFMASHVDTDNPVRQIADEFVQEPADLDDSDYAQWVLETAIQHQVALIVVQRKTDAVWAFRTEFAAQGVRLQITAAPEVRALLDNKIQFQIDIRSPETHHAGVIGHVFREYCTLAEFDAAWSDLSTNGNASHGLCVKPAQGIFGSGFRRVQPGLDDMAQILSYDPEAGFRISLAAYRNALAAAEKPVPQLLMPYLPGIERSVDFVAHNGQMLHAVCRAKLGKSQQIEIASPSIEMARVLAARYQLDGLCNLQTRENSEGQQTILEINPRMSGGMAMACLAGVNLPLASVFAGLGWDQSGFNEPLEGAFVGTQSVARLLTS
- a CDS encoding type II toxin-antitoxin system RatA family toxin, translated to MPTIARSALVSHSAAEMYGLVRDIGSYPTFLPWCQAATVAEQSEEHQVASITIDRRMQGARFTTRNRLVVNEAIHMSLVDGPFRQLNGVWKFKAIDEDACRVELEIEFEFKSRIFAALMGTAFSKICDTMVAAFVKRADDIQS